One Papaver somniferum cultivar HN1 chromosome 10, ASM357369v1, whole genome shotgun sequence genomic window carries:
- the LOC113316604 gene encoding probable leucine-rich repeat receptor-like protein kinase At1g35710 — MAEICLRKAQKTAETRSNLCYVESTRYRRWLILVSTMTDPTSQLRPAMTYTVQNKEWVCLTQFPLASHGCHQEERRALLGIKSSLEDPTNRLYSWQQGNKYQNCCDWLGIQCSGDSLHVISINLRNTEYEIYYNEYIYRVNLNDFNPQTLHYKLSSTKWLTGLVNFEVLRLSRINLHEATSSENNFLEHISFLSDLKVLDLSYCNISGPVFPIQEYTNFSRLSSLNMSFNPELNSSFPEHLAKMTSLSSLYLTRCNLHGSVPYMPQLEELDVGNNTALHVDLAQMFERKWPKLKSLRISTTKVTGQFFDLISNVPMLEFLKASGCSIQGSIPKSICKLSSLREIFLQRNNFTGTMPSCITMLRYLDRLDISKNFIRGDVSLSSLFTKLNLSYLKMGPNKLTVSIHQDLHLYPKLKLKVLGLASCNLKGLFPDFICNLTDLENLQLSGNNLTGTIPSCMNKLKNLMSLDFSSNNFHGPLPLPCKNAKLYNLANNKLNGEISMEVGERLSTVSLVWLSGNELKGSIPFSVCSKEPGESNIQYLDLSNNNLSGIIPTSVGYCHSLIYLNLGINNLTGNVPKELEQAKKLQILQLNDNNFDGDPLNFIGELHELVVLDLGNNNFGGSISSLAGSLGNLQILSLRTNNFNESIPKEILDLQQLHVLDLSRNNLTGIIPNGIGNLQLQMTTKGIITQYENLYTYNSGIDLSSNKLEGEIPEEIGRLKGLSMLNLSHNHLSGNIPLSVGSMNGLESLDLSFNKLSGPIPVSLASMDFLGYLNLSYNNLSGTIPRGPHFDTLSGDGSAYVNNSFLCGYLTKSICGDDSDNGSTNYPSEVNRDEEDESKDKWYLFGVVVLGFIVGFWGLFFGLVLKKEKWWCPYWKFVDSIAVRTIQVFLRH, encoded by the exons ATGGCTGAAATTTGCCTGAGAAAAGCGCAGAAAACAGCTGAAACTCGATCTAATCTTTGTTATGTTGAATCAACTCGGTACCGGCGATGGCTTATTCTGGTTAGCACGATGACCGATCCAACCAGCCAACTCAGACCGGCAATGACTTACACTGTTCAAAATAAGGAATGGGTTTG CCTCACTCAGTTTCCACTGGCTTCTCATGGATGCCATCAAGAGGAAAGAAGGGCTCTCTTAGGCATCAAGTCCTCTTTAGAAGACCCTACAAATCGCTTGTATTCATGGCAACAAGGAAACAAATATCAGAACTGTTGTGACTGGCTTGGAATTCAGTGTTCTGGCGACTCTCTTCATGTTATCTCCATCAACCTGCGGAACACAGAGTATGAAATTTACTATAACGAGTATATATATAGAGTAAATTTAAATGATTTCAATCCCCAGACACTGCACTACAAG TTATCATCTACAAAATGGTTGACAGGGTTAGTAAATTTCGAGGTGTTAAGGTTGAGTCGTATTAATTTACATGAGGCGACCTCATCAGAAAATAATTTTCTTGAACATATATCTTTTCTTTCCGATCTTAAAGTCCTCGATCTATCTTACTGCAATATATCTGGTCCGGTTTTTCCCATCCAAGAGTATACCAATTTTTCTCGTCTATCGTCTCTTAATATGAGTTTCAATCCTGAGCTCAATTCCTCATTCCCAGAACACCTGGCCAAAATGACTTCACTTTCTAGTCTTTACTTAACAAGGTGTAATCTTCATGGTTCAGTTCCATATATGCCTCAACTTGAAGAGCTTGATGTCGGCAATAATACTGCTCTTCATGTCGATCTTGCGCAAATGTTTGAACGTAAGTGGCCTAAACTGAAATCTCTTAGGATATCAACAACTAAAGTAACCGGAcaattttttgatttaatttcaAATGTGCCGATGTTAGAGTTTCTTAAAGCGTCTGGTTGTTCAATTCAAGGATCCATCCCAAAATCAATctgcaaactttcttctcttcGAGAAATTTTCCTGCAGCGTAACAATTTTACTGGAACGATGCCAAGTTGCATTACCATGCTCAGGTACCTCGATCGGTTAGATATCAGTAAAAACTTTATCAGGGGTGATGTCTCACTTTCCTCTTTGTTTACCAAGTTAAATCTAAGTTATCTAAAGATGGGTCCAAACAAGCTAACGGTATCTATCCATCAAGACTTACATTTATACCCTAAACTTAAACTCAAGGTATTAGGGTTGGCATCATGCAATCTGAAAGGATTGTTCCCTGATTTCATTTGTAATTTGACTGATTTAGAAAATTTGCAGTTATCTGGGAATAACCTTACAGGAACTATCCCTTCTTGCATGAACAAACTCAAAAATCTCATGTCGTTAGATTTCTCATCCAACAATTTTCACGGTCCTCTGCCTCTTCCGTGTAAGAACGCCAAACTATATAATTTAGCAAATAATAAATTGAACGGTGAAATCTCAATGGAAGTTGGAGAAAGACTATCTACCGTGTCCTTAGTTTGGTTATCTGGTAATGAACTTAAAGGCTCCATTCCCTTTTCTGTATGCTCCAAAGAACCTGGAGAGTCTAATATACAATATCTTGATCTCTCCAACAATAACTTATCTGGGATTATACCTACTAGTGTAGGGTACTGTCATTCTCTTATATATCTTAATCTCGGCATTAACAACCTCACTGGAAATGTTCCGAAAGAGCTTGAACAAGCTAAGAAATTGCAAATTCTGCAACTAAATGACAACAATTTTGATGGCGATCCTCTTAATTTCATCGGTGAACTTCACGAGCTGGTAGTTCTCGACTTGGGGAATAACAACTTTGGAGGAAGTATATCCAGTTTGGCTGGTTCACTCGGTAACCTTCAGATtctttctttaagaacaaataatTTCAATGAGTCAATCCCCAAAGAGATTCTTGATTTGCAGCAACTCCATGTATTAGACTTATCGAGAAACAATCTCACCGGGATAATTCCTAATGGAATAG GCAATCTGCAATTGCAGATGACGACCAAAGGGATCATAACGCAGTATGAGAATCTGTATACCTATAACTCAGGAATCGATTTATCCTCTAATAAACTCGAAGGGGAAATTCCTGAAGAGATAGGTCGATTAAAAGGACTTTCCATGCTAAATCTATCACACAACCACCTCTCAGGTAACATTCCACTGAGTGTGGGAAGTATGAATGGTTTGGAGTCCTTGGATTTGAGTTTTAATAAGTTGTCTGGACCTATCCCAGTATCTTTAGCATCAATGGATTTTCTTGGTTATTTGAACCTGTCTTATAATAACTTGAGTGGCACAATACCAAGAGGTCCACATTTTGATACATTAAGCGGTGATGGTTCAGCATATGTTAATAACAGTTTCCTATGTGGGTATCTTACAAAAAGTATTTGTGGGGATGACAGCGATAATGGCAGTACCAACTATCCAAGTGAAGttaatagagatgaagaagatgaatcaaAAGATAAATGGTATTTGTTTGGTGTTGTTGTTTTGGGGTTCATAGTTGGATTTTGGGGTTTGTTTTTTGGTTTGGTGTTGAAGAAAGAGAAATGGTGGTGTCCGTACTGGAAATTTGTTGACAGCATTGCAGTTAGAACTATTCAAGTTTTCTTAAGACATTGA